The proteins below come from a single Candidatus Flexicrinis affinis genomic window:
- a CDS encoding aminotransferase class IV, whose amino-acid sequence MGIYYIDGEFVDERDALIPATDLAVLRGYGVFDFTRSYGGIPFKLAEHIARLRRSAEFIELPIPFSDDEIADIVMQTVKRNGYPESNVRIVVTGGESLDGITPVDDPRLLVFVTPLKVMNPRHYLDGIKIITERIERYIPEAKTLNYIPAIKALRRAAKVNAVEAIYVDREGNALEGTTTNLFAFFGETLVTPEVSILNGITRSVVLHLAEQHFRVIQRPLKIVELLTADEAFISSSNKQVMPVVSVDESIIASGKPGLRTRKLMGLFGALTGEPIPGALEPERA is encoded by the coding sequence ATGGGCATCTACTACATCGACGGCGAGTTCGTTGATGAACGCGACGCACTGATCCCCGCCACCGACTTGGCGGTGCTGCGCGGTTACGGCGTGTTCGACTTCACGCGCAGCTACGGCGGCATCCCGTTCAAGCTGGCCGAACATATCGCGCGCCTGCGCCGGTCGGCCGAGTTTATCGAACTGCCGATTCCGTTCAGCGACGACGAGATCGCCGACATCGTCATGCAGACCGTGAAGCGCAACGGCTACCCCGAATCGAACGTACGCATCGTGGTCACCGGCGGCGAATCGCTCGACGGTATCACGCCGGTAGACGATCCGCGCCTGCTGGTGTTCGTCACGCCGCTGAAGGTGATGAACCCGCGCCACTATCTCGACGGCATCAAGATCATCACCGAACGCATCGAACGCTACATCCCGGAAGCCAAGACGCTTAACTACATCCCGGCGATCAAAGCCCTGCGCCGCGCCGCCAAGGTCAACGCGGTGGAAGCGATCTACGTCGACCGCGAGGGCAACGCGTTGGAAGGCACGACCACCAACCTGTTCGCGTTCTTCGGTGAAACGTTGGTCACGCCGGAGGTCTCGATCCTCAACGGCATCACACGTTCGGTCGTGCTGCATCTCGCAGAGCAGCACTTCCGGGTGATTCAACGCCCGCTCAAGATCGTGGAACTGCTGACCGCCGATGAAGCGTTCATCTCATCCAGCAACAAGCAGGTGATGCCGGTGGTCTCGGTCGACGAGTCGATCATCGCGTCCGGTAAGCCGGGCCTGCGCACGCGCAAGTTGATGGGCCTGTTCGGTGCGCTGACCGGCGAGCCGATCCCCGGTGCGCTGGAACCGGAACGCGCGTAG
- a CDS encoding alpha-hydroxy-acid oxidizing protein — protein sequence MTDFHDSPSVDTASLDLHRIDTQERDACALICAVRKGGEPTHGNVKRTIEALARMGHRTGYIDGEGDGVGILTDIPRELWARRLVQHGLRSSLATDRGFWVGHLMIAAKDKPRAQNLVDRIVRMMTDAGLHVIFDQPGQVNRTVLGPSAEKHEPVFYQLAGLNGEVPLTELDRVLFDLLNRIEGDLGVHFASLSAHSVVYKVQGTVEILRRYYPELRDPHYASTVTLGHARYSTNTNPIFERAQPFGLLGHNGEFNTISRFRMEAGMLGVDLSPNNSDSQDVDRFAHALCAKFGFDLIEAMTYIFPPFEHDLPGESAEMREMVDEVRRTFGPFAQGPAAVAARYADLCVFSVDALGLRPLWFGETDKEFFASSERGVYTLDSMIRDAKPLAPGEKIALRIKRGQPIEVYDYAAILRHVYGRHRERLGLNGNGSTRATGEHLITGDFTQSGPRPSPTGGTALSPSFAPAATLEQLESEVALAEPARQWPWQGGGAPVNTVTMAAMGWERYHVSVVDSLVESKKEQVGSLGWDGPLAAISHTRVNLADYFKETVAVVTNPAIDREREAAQFSVRVLVGSRPSFGEALREDELSVVLQTPFLTGGHAILGDLDEMREAANKHGTMPIEDLLAVFGERMAIIDMAAAPHEAVESALERIRAEAIDAVKRGARCILLDDSAVMDGTRHWLDPLLVTATVDTALRETDHGDRNLRRLCGIVLRSGAIRDLHDVAMVVSLGANAINPYMMYAAGLGLAPKPPREAITSDAIIDGLYRIISVMTKGLEKVTSTIGCHELRGYGHSFSSVGLAKGIAAQFDMPNYFGSDIRGLTWTDMKAWAEERAADLRGETKAMLSNPDRFYPKMWKKAEDVAHGEMSLEQYTSELMALEDKQPVALRHILRIKPAAKPVDPSEVDITIGGHTMPALISAMSFGSQGELAYKAYAEAAHRLNIICVNGEGGELPDIMGKYRKNRGQQVASARFGVNIEFLNSCDLIEIKIGQGAKPGEGGHLPGFKVTEQVAAARHTMPGVDLISPSNNHDLYSIEDLAQLIEELKTANPHARISVKLPVVPGVGIIAVGVAKAGADIIGITGYDGGTGAARAHALRHVGLPTEIGIWLAHRALIDSGLRDQVELWADGGMKSGRDVVKMLCLGANRVGFGTLAMVAVGCTICRKCHEGTCHVGITTHIKTREEAALKGLKSFEPREFEMAVEGIVRVFKMLAEDIKLWTAKLGITKVTDLVGRADLLEQVEWHSRIDLSPLLKRVQVKPRTSPLSGGPRLTRPRNTLSKQITQVVAEVVSHGEYEMTYDDEQVMAMDRALGTHLAGALKRSEHAGFERIHAAHLSFSNSAIPGNGLAAFMDAPMDVMVEGGAQDGVAKGARGGTLTILKGLNHYGQRLDGSVGKSFAYGAMGGLFIVQGNADTRACIRLSGADIIFGGEVTEPLRDDLGGLATRANLKGYACEYMTSGRVVILGDPGPWLGAGMTGGVIYQRIQPELGLTVEALERRLAAGTLVEVQPMDEYGAEDVRELLGHYIQVLENNNQAEATENLYPLLANPLAHFVKIAPRLKH from the coding sequence ATGACCGATTTCCACGATTCCCCGTCTGTTGACACCGCATCGCTCGACTTGCATCGTATCGACACGCAGGAGCGCGACGCCTGCGCCCTGATCTGCGCCGTCCGCAAGGGTGGCGAACCCACCCACGGCAACGTCAAGCGCACGATCGAGGCGCTCGCCCGCATGGGCCACCGCACCGGCTATATCGACGGCGAGGGCGACGGCGTCGGCATTTTGACCGACATCCCGCGCGAGCTGTGGGCGCGTCGCCTTGTGCAGCACGGCCTGCGCTCCTCGCTGGCGACCGACCGCGGTTTCTGGGTCGGCCATCTGATGATCGCCGCCAAAGACAAACCGCGCGCTCAGAACCTCGTCGATCGCATCGTGCGCATGATGACCGACGCGGGTCTGCACGTCATCTTCGATCAGCCGGGGCAGGTCAACCGTACCGTGCTGGGGCCGAGCGCCGAAAAGCACGAGCCGGTGTTCTATCAGCTCGCCGGCCTGAACGGCGAGGTGCCGCTGACCGAATTGGACCGCGTGCTGTTCGATCTGCTCAACCGCATCGAAGGCGACCTCGGCGTGCACTTCGCGTCATTGTCGGCGCACAGCGTGGTCTACAAGGTGCAGGGCACGGTCGAGATTCTGCGCCGGTACTATCCGGAACTGCGCGACCCGCACTACGCCAGCACGGTCACGCTCGGCCACGCGCGCTACAGCACCAACACCAACCCGATCTTCGAGCGCGCCCAGCCGTTCGGACTGCTGGGCCACAACGGCGAATTCAACACGATCAGCCGCTTCCGCATGGAAGCCGGTATGCTCGGCGTCGACCTCAGCCCGAACAACTCGGACTCGCAGGATGTCGACCGCTTCGCGCATGCGCTGTGCGCCAAGTTCGGCTTCGACCTGATCGAGGCGATGACGTACATATTCCCGCCGTTTGAGCACGATCTTCCGGGCGAGTCGGCGGAGATGCGCGAGATGGTCGACGAGGTGCGGCGCACGTTCGGGCCGTTCGCGCAAGGCCCGGCGGCGGTCGCGGCGCGCTATGCCGACCTGTGCGTGTTCAGTGTCGACGCGCTCGGCCTGCGCCCGTTGTGGTTCGGCGAGACCGACAAGGAATTCTTCGCGTCATCCGAGCGCGGCGTGTACACGCTCGACTCGATGATCCGCGATGCCAAGCCGCTGGCCCCCGGCGAGAAGATCGCCCTGCGCATCAAGCGCGGCCAGCCCATCGAGGTCTACGATTACGCCGCCATTCTGCGCCACGTGTACGGCCGTCACCGCGAACGCCTCGGCCTGAACGGGAACGGCAGCACGCGCGCGACTGGCGAACACTTGATCACCGGCGACTTCACGCAGTCCGGCCCGCGCCCAAGCCCGACCGGCGGCACGGCCCTCAGCCCGTCGTTTGCGCCCGCCGCAACGCTCGAACAGCTTGAGTCCGAGGTCGCGCTGGCCGAACCGGCCCGTCAGTGGCCGTGGCAGGGGGGCGGCGCGCCGGTCAACACCGTCACCATGGCGGCGATGGGCTGGGAACGCTATCACGTGTCGGTCGTTGACTCGCTGGTCGAAAGCAAGAAAGAGCAGGTCGGGTCGCTGGGCTGGGACGGGCCGCTGGCCGCCATCAGCCATACCCGCGTCAATCTTGCGGACTACTTCAAGGAGACCGTAGCAGTCGTCACCAACCCGGCCATCGACCGCGAGCGCGAAGCGGCCCAGTTCAGCGTTCGCGTACTGGTCGGGTCGCGCCCCAGCTTCGGTGAAGCCCTGCGCGAGGACGAACTGAGCGTCGTGCTGCAGACCCCGTTTTTGACGGGCGGGCATGCGATCCTCGGCGACCTTGACGAAATGCGCGAAGCCGCCAATAAACACGGCACGATGCCGATCGAAGACCTGCTCGCCGTGTTTGGCGAGCGCATGGCGATTATCGACATGGCCGCCGCCCCGCACGAGGCGGTCGAATCGGCATTGGAACGCATCCGCGCCGAGGCCATCGACGCCGTGAAGCGCGGCGCGCGCTGCATTCTGCTGGACGACAGCGCGGTGATGGACGGCACGCGCCATTGGCTCGACCCGCTGTTGGTGACAGCCACGGTCGACACCGCCCTGCGCGAGACCGACCACGGCGACCGCAATTTGCGCCGGCTGTGCGGGATCGTCCTGCGCAGCGGCGCAATCCGCGACTTGCACGACGTGGCGATGGTCGTCAGCCTCGGCGCGAACGCGATCAACCCGTACATGATGTACGCCGCCGGCCTCGGCCTTGCGCCCAAACCACCACGCGAAGCGATCACGTCCGACGCGATCATCGACGGCTTGTACCGCATCATCAGCGTGATGACCAAGGGGCTTGAAAAGGTCACCAGCACGATCGGCTGTCACGAACTGCGCGGATACGGGCACAGCTTCAGCAGCGTCGGCCTTGCCAAAGGCATCGCGGCGCAGTTCGACATGCCTAACTACTTCGGCAGCGACATCCGCGGCCTGACGTGGACGGACATGAAGGCGTGGGCCGAGGAACGCGCCGCCGACTTGCGCGGCGAGACCAAAGCCATGCTGTCGAACCCCGACCGTTTCTACCCCAAGATGTGGAAGAAGGCCGAGGACGTCGCGCACGGCGAGATGTCGCTCGAACAATACACGTCCGAACTGATGGCGCTGGAGGACAAGCAGCCTGTCGCGCTGCGCCACATCCTGCGCATCAAGCCGGCCGCCAAGCCGGTAGACCCGTCCGAGGTCGACATCACCATCGGGGGTCACACCATGCCGGCGCTGATCAGCGCGATGTCGTTCGGGTCGCAGGGCGAGCTGGCGTACAAGGCTTACGCCGAAGCGGCGCACCGCCTGAACATCATCTGCGTCAACGGCGAGGGCGGCGAACTACCCGACATCATGGGCAAATACCGCAAGAACCGCGGCCAGCAGGTCGCCTCGGCGCGTTTCGGCGTCAACATCGAGTTCCTGAACTCGTGCGACCTGATCGAGATCAAGATCGGGCAGGGCGCGAAGCCGGGCGAGGGCGGCCACCTGCCGGGCTTCAAGGTGACCGAGCAGGTCGCGGCCGCACGGCATACCATGCCGGGCGTCGACCTGATCTCGCCGTCGAACAACCACGACCTGTACTCGATCGAAGACCTCGCGCAGCTGATCGAGGAACTCAAGACGGCCAACCCGCACGCGCGCATCAGCGTCAAACTGCCGGTCGTGCCGGGGGTCGGGATCATCGCGGTCGGCGTGGCGAAGGCCGGCGCGGACATCATCGGGATCACCGGCTATGACGGCGGCACCGGCGCCGCCCGCGCCCATGCGCTGCGGCACGTCGGCTTGCCGACCGAGATCGGGATTTGGCTGGCGCACCGCGCGCTGATCGACAGCGGCCTGCGCGATCAGGTCGAACTGTGGGCGGACGGCGGTATGAAGTCGGGCCGCGATGTCGTGAAGATGCTGTGCCTCGGCGCCAACCGCGTCGGGTTCGGCACGCTGGCGATGGTGGCGGTCGGCTGTACGATCTGCCGCAAGTGCCACGAAGGCACCTGCCACGTCGGCATCACGACCCACATCAAGACCCGCGAAGAAGCGGCACTCAAGGGACTCAAGTCGTTTGAACCGCGCGAGTTCGAGATGGCGGTCGAAGGCATCGTGCGCGTGTTTAAGATGCTGGCCGAGGACATCAAGCTCTGGACGGCCAAGCTCGGAATCACCAAGGTGACCGATCTGGTGGGCCGTGCCGACCTGCTCGAACAGGTCGAGTGGCACAGTCGTATCGACCTGTCGCCGCTGCTCAAGCGCGTGCAGGTCAAGCCGCGCACCTCCCCGCTCAGCGGTGGCCCACGCCTGACCCGCCCGCGTAACACCCTCAGCAAGCAGATCACGCAGGTGGTCGCGGAAGTCGTCTCGCACGGCGAATACGAGATGACCTACGACGACGAGCAGGTGATGGCGATGGACCGCGCGCTCGGGACGCACCTCGCGGGCGCACTCAAGCGCAGCGAACACGCCGGCTTCGAGCGGATTCATGCGGCGCACCTGAGCTTCAGCAACTCGGCTATCCCCGGCAACGGGCTGGCGGCGTTTATGGACGCGCCGATGGACGTGATGGTCGAGGGTGGCGCGCAGGACGGCGTCGCCAAAGGCGCGCGCGGCGGCACCCTGACGATCCTCAAAGGCTTAAACCACTACGGCCAGCGCCTCGACGGCTCGGTCGGCAAGAGCTTTGCCTATGGCGCGATGGGCGGCCTGTTCATCGTACAGGGCAACGCTGACACCCGTGCGTGCATCCGCCTCAGCGGCGCCGACATCATCTTTGGCGGCGAGGTCACCGAACCGCTGCGCGACGACCTCGGCGGTTTGGCGACCCGCGCCAACCTCAAGGGCTACGCCTGCGAATACATGACCAGCGGGCGTGTGGTGATCCTCGGCGATCCGGGCCCGTGGCTCGGCGCGGGCATGACCGGCGGCGTCATCTATCAGCGCATTCAGCCCGAATTGGGCCTGACGGTCGAGGCACTCGAACGCCGGCTCGCGGCCGGGACGTTGGTCGAGGTTCAACCAATGGACGAGTACGGCGCCGAGGACGTGCGCGAACTGCTCGGCCACTACATTCAGGTGCTGGAGAACAACAATCAGGCGGAGGCCACCGAGAATCTGTATCCGCTGCTGGCCAACCCGCTCGCGCATTTCGTGAAGATCGCGCCGCGCCTGAAGCATTAA